The Raphanus sativus cultivar WK10039 chromosome 6, ASM80110v3, whole genome shotgun sequence sequence ACAGAGAACAACGAAGGGAGTAAATGGCTAGAACGAACCAggatgaatcaccagtggcatcatgtacatcacttgttacctccttactcgtcaccccagcatttttgtatttcagtatatgtaaaaaaaaaagttttttcttgttttgtttttgctttgatttactggtgacgagaaggggaagaatccatgatgcatgccactggggaagttgagaaagtgatggtggtttcagtgaagtgttctgaaggggaagttgaatcgcgcagagcagtcctatgatcgatctatcggagagcagtccgatcagcagagatgagtaaggactgtggacctcaatggagccgtcctctcacgaccattttgtgcgatatcctgcatccactcttggtaaaccctaaacactcttgaactccaccataaaagttagcatgttctatacctagcccgttctctctgagtagagcctgtgacaagaagctcacgctgatcttaattgaacataaggagttttgtctcgaaagtgttgccttttcaggttgagatgtagagtaaggagccgatcttcgaacagcgatcaggggttctcagtaagtgtgtgtggtcctaatctacagcttgtatggttcagagatttgtggtaagagtatggttgctgagaataagcgagttcccacgctttcaaacctttctccctgttcttggtacttgtcttgttcgaggacaaacaaggatctaagtcttggggaattgatatatggtgtttttcacatcattgtatatatgttttcatttgtttcaagtcactaattcgtgtcagtctagtcctttttgaccttttacaggtctggagttagtagaagagagaagagaaggtgcctgatgatgaaaagatgtccttttggagcaatcctgcggagaacactcaagtagaacagtcccgagactgttctctctcaagcggaacaagcagacggagtgatccggagattgttcccgacgaatatggaaactctttatttcgggaattaaagccctgttgccctaatctcttttcttctgattggcgcctccatataaaacgccatctatctttttactattttcttacgctagtttttacaagagaacactgtgaattgcgatctgcaacttgtaagggagaagaatccatcctctcatagagaagatcatctgaaccctattgttttctactctgttcttatgcaattttattcaggatttatgtctttgattcttgcatcatgatcgagtagtagccttgctcgcctagggtttttagggtgttgagacatgagctaaacatagataagcgatccataactgttcttcattcatactgttcttactgctttcattaacctgatcacttgatgttagatcactagttcatcgctagttaaccgcttaggagataacttgacattgaatgagcttagtagaTAATAAGTAGATAACTtgatgtattgaatgagcttagatCTTAtactaatcagcgaaagtagatattagggtggtaagtgaactgatcggacctgttctctaaagcttgcaatcgatcctcatcccaacgacagttaggtggtgagatcgatctgcaaagcgatcactgccacgacagtggagtgttccagctgagtgatccgagttctagaaagcacttcatcgcgcttgaataattgtttggctccaattcaacacccaatgaaataccctaggctagctcttgtttaattgaatcaatctcgtgttttatttgcttgtttactatcgtcACTTTATAACCAAATCTTATATCcatcttagcttgatttcggaacttatagaactagagtgtagactggtcctctggatttgaatctcaagtactacaattgcaactgttaacttggcagtagcaaggattcatttttagtgtatcaccATCTTAAGAGATCTGAATATACCACCACAGACATATGTGCCATTTTAAGGATGGAACCTCAGAagaggattgggaatatatgtggATGAAAAtgtctttctcccacgaatttaAAGGTATCTTGAGCCAAAATGTGATCTAATTAGTGGCCAAGAACACAGATTGCAAGAGATAGTAATCTGATTATCCAACATTAAAAGGAGAAAGTTATAAGCTGGTaaagagaataaaaagaaatagaatGGTATttaccatcattgtcttggcaagatcctcggactataAAATATGATCTAAGACATCCAAAGAATGTGATCAAAAGATATAAAAGCTAGCAAAAATAGATGCAagacacattgacccgaaaagaaaaagaatgactaagtcataccagcttagcaccacgaaTTTGATGTCCTAAGagacacaatcaagttgctacagtgtctatacaagatagaccaataAGTTCCTAAAGATAAGAAACCTCGGGAAAGAAATGAAAGGTACATAGAATGATACAAATCCGAGTTCAAAGGAAAAAAGTCCAGACAGAGATATAAGGCTGGCCAGCTAAACATCTAAGGTActagaccatgtagtttgggacgccaaactgcaaggtagtAAAGGTCCTAGATAATAAGATCTCAAATCTATTAGCTCATGTCTGGAACACTATGGAACTACATAAGAGTATTAACactaatatgtgttttacaTACAAGAGAGCTCATAAAGAAAGTAGAACTTGAGTTTAAAGATATAAAgcgaggatcatgaacccacgtaAGAATACTCATAAATAATAAAGGAAACATGGGGTTTAAAGTATTTACAGAAagatgggcgtattggccatACATATAGAAAAACGCCATCAAATGATAAAAACCAGTGAATGGGTCTTGTGAGGAAAATAAACCATGAGATATAGGACATCACCCACATGGTCTAGGTGCTCATGTTCCTACTTAAAGCATTCTaagaatggcttgattacacaaggatactcacaggagaccaaggaacagattataagggaGATATACTcgtatgtggtggatgctactacaaaaaTCGAAATTGATAAAGGTCTGGTTATAAGTAAGAGAANNNNNNNNNNNNNNNNNNNNNNNNNNNNNNNNNNNNNNNNNNNNNNNNNNNNNNNNNNNNNNNNNNNNNNNNNNNNNNNNNNNNNNNNNNNNNNNNNNNNTTTCTGAAGgtcgtgggtgaagaagaacttggggagaacgtgcttagtcttgtcacccttgatgtatccatctttgagctgagctatgcaggccgcattgtcttcataaaggacggtcggctcgtctttaccatccgtgatcccacatgctgtccgaatatggtgtgtcatgagtctcgccagacacactctctgcttgcttcatggatcgccaatatctccgagtgattggatgatgtggctgatatggtctgcttgactgatctccatgaaatggccgtgcctccatatgtgaaaacatagccggtctgggacttagcactgtgtggatcggactggtaacctgcatcagcaaaaccaaccaaatcttctttgttttggttagcatAAAATAAACCCACATCCTTAGTTCCTTGTAGGTATCTTAGAATGTGTTTGATCCCATTCCAATGCCTCATGGTCGGACATGAACTGAATCTGGACAATAGGCTCACAGCAAAACAGATGTCCGGCCTAGTATGTGTAGTCAAGTacatcaaggcgccaatggcaCTGAGGTAAGGATACTCTGGACCAAGGACTTCTTCATCCTCAGCCTTAGGTCTAAACGGATCAGTGTCTAGACCAAGGGATCTTACAACCATGGGACTACTAAGTGGATGACACTTATCCATATTGAACCTTTTAAGAACCTTTTCAGTATAGGtcttttgatgcacaaggattccatccTTAAGGTGTTCAATCTGTAGTCCCAAGCAAAACTTGGtttttcccaaatctttcatctcaaattctttcttgagatattcAACTGTTCGGGAAATCTCTTTGGCCGTTCCAAGTATGTTtagatcatcaacatacacgGCTATGATCACATAGCCTTGGCCGGATTTCTTAATGAATATACATGGGCTTACTTGATCATTCTTGTAGCCTTCTTTCAGTAAGTACTCACTCAATCTGTTGTACCACATACGACCAGATTGTTTTAATCCGTACAAAGCTTTGTTAAGCTTGATGCAATGCTGTTCTCGAGAACCTTTAGCATCCTTAGGTATTTCAATACCATCTGGTACTTTCATGTATATGTCATTGTCCAGTGGTCCATATAGATATGCGGTTACTACATCCATTAACCGTAAATCAAGATTTTCTCTTATGGCCAGACTTATGAGGAATCTGAatgttgttgcatccaccacgggagaacaagtctcctcataatcgattcctggtctctgtgagaatccttgtgcaacaagtCGGGCCTTATACCTCACGACTTCAccattctcatttctctttcTCACAAAGACCCATTTGTAACCCACTGGTTTTAGATTGTGTGGTGTTAGGAGTATTGGTCCAAAAACACCTCTCTTCTTAAAAGAGTTtaactccacgtttatggcttctttccacttaagccaatcttttctttgcatgcattcataaatggacgtgggttctagatcctcatCATTTTCAATGATCTCAAGTGCTACATGATATGCAAATAAATCATCCATGTCGACATGTTTTCTGTTCCATTGTTTTCCAGACATGACATAGTTTATAGAGATCTCTTCATTGTCAGGTGGTTCAGAACCCTGAGTTTTGGCGTCCCAAATCTCATTAGGCCCCTTAGCAACCGTGCCAATGTTCATGTCTGAGGATGCTGGTACGCCCGGCCCATGTCCGGACGTTGGTTCGTCCATGTCCCGGTCCTTTTGGACGGACGGATCGACCACATCGACCAGCTCCTTCACCCCCTCGCCCACGGTCTGTTTAGCACCTTTCTTACTTATGCGGGGGttcttatctttggaaccacTTGGTCTACCACGTTTCAGACGTGTCTTAGACTCTGTAGCAGCTTGACTTTGTCCCTTTTGGACATCAATTCTTATTGGTGCATTAGCAGCTGGTATATATGACTTGGTCATTCTATTTGGGTCAGcaaaggaatctggcaatttaTTAGCTAGCTCTTGAAGATGTATAATCTTCTGAACTTCAAGATCACAGAATTGAGttcgaggatcttgccatgcttgggatgtatgattccatgtaatTTCTTTTACCAGCTTGCTATTATTTCCTCCCAGTGTTGGATACTCAGATTCCACAAAGTGGCAATCTGCATACCTGGCCTTAAATAAATCACCCGTGGTTGGCTCgaggtattttataattgagggagaatcatatccaacatatattcccatccttctctgagctcccatctttgttctttgtggtgGAGCTATTGGATAATAAACAGCACATCCAAAAGTCTTAAGATGGGAGATGTCTGGCTCTCGACCCATGAGGAGTTGGGATggtgaatatctatgctcactagaTGGTCTGATGCGTATTAATTCCGCAGCATGCAATACAGCATGTCCCCAAGCTGTGACTGGAAGATTACTTTTCATGAGTAAAGGTCTAGCAATCATCTGAATCCTTTTGATAAAGGACTCGGCTAGGCCGTTCTGTGTATGGACATGTGCCACGGAGTGTTCAACTgtcacccccatggacatacagtaCTCATAAAAGGCTTGGGAAGTGaattcaccagcattatcaagacgtatagtcttcAAAGGAAAGTCTGGAAAGTGTGCTTTCAATCTGATGATTTGAGCAAGAAGTCTAGCTAAGGCTAGATTCCGTGTGGATAATAGACACACATGGGACCATCTTGTGGACGCATCAATGAGTACCATGAAGTACCTAAACGTCCCACTTGGTGGGTGTATTGGTCCACAGATGTCACcttgtattctttccagaaaaCCTATGGTTTCCTTTGTCACTTTGACTGGTGATGGTCGGACTATGAGTTTTCCTTGTGCACAAGGTACACATGTATGGATCTTAGGAACAACTCGTCTACCTTTAAGGTTATGACCATTAGAATGTAGAATAAGTCTACGCATCATATATGTTCCTGGATGTCCTAGCCGGTCGTGCCACAAAGTAAAGTTCTCCTTGAACTCTTTGCTTATTGTTATAGCATTGGCTTCGACCGCACTGATCTGAGCATGGTAAAGACCAGTGGATACAGCTGGTATCATTTCCAAGACCTTCTTATGGTCTTGTTCGAGCTCAAAGATGTTTAAGAACTCTTTGGCTCCTTCTCCACTCGTTTGGATATGAAGACCATTCTTTCGAATGTCTTTAAAGCTCAACAGGCTTCTTTTAGAGTTTGGACAATACAATGCTTCATCTATTTCTAGATGTGTCCCATTTGGTAACAAGACATAAGCTTGGCCGTGGCCTTTGATTAGTGATGATACACCAGCTATTGTGCTCACATTGGCATCTTTCAATGTTAGATTAACAAAGAATTTCTTATCTTTAAGAATCGTGTGGCTTGTTCCACTATCAACCACAAGTGTGTCCATACTTCCTTTCATTCtagacaataaaaatataatctgaatcattcatattattattgaaaatgaaagtaaacatagtttattcttaaataaaacatagaatGCAAAAGCACTTAAAAAATCTCAAAgcctaaaaacaccaaaaaacaTTCAAACACAAATCGTTTGATGCATCACATTATTCGACTGGATCATTATTCAGCATAGTGAGTATGTCTGAAGTCTGAAAGTCCATGAGGTCGTCCTTGTCATGATCAAAATCGTCCTCACCATCCTTGTACACCATGTGTGCTTCCGGATTCTTGCCCTTAAGACTCTCTTGATAGAGGTCGACCAGATGCTTGGCTGTGCGGCAATTCTTTGCCCAATGATTCATCATTCCGCATCTATGGCAAGGTGAGCTTGCAGGATTCTGTGGCTTTGAAGAAGTCCCATTGCCTCTGCCTTTACCTTGTCCATTATTGGACTGGTTTGGACGGTCATAAGGGGTGTTGCGCCCTTTGCTGTTGCCACCTTGTCCACGTCCTCGCCCATGACCTCTACGGCCACGTCCTCTTCCAAATGAGGATCCGCGGCCCTTATGGTCATATCGGACATGGTTGGCTTCAGCACCATCATCAGGCTCATTTGAGGTATGATTTGCCTCAGGGACAGGGTTAGATCCAGGTGGTCTAAGCTCACTGTTCTTCAAGAGCAGCTCGTTATTTTGTTCTGCAAGCAATAGACATGAGATGAGCTCACTATAGGTCTTAAAACCTTTCTGTCTGTATTGTTGCTGAAGCAACAAATTGCTTGAGGAcattgtctggaaagtcttttcCAACAACTGCTTATCAGTTACAGTCTCGCCGCATAGCCTCAGTTTTGAGACTATCTTAAACATGGCTGAGTTGTACTCATTTACAGACTTAAAGTCTTAAATCCTGAGATGAAGCAACTCATAGGTGGCGCCCGGAAGAATCAAGGTCTTCTGGTGATCATATCTCATCTGAAGCTCTTTCCATAACTCGTATGGATTACTCACTGTGAGGTATTGAGCTTTTAAGCTCTCCTCAATGTGATGACGGATGAGCATGAGGGTCTTAGAGTTCTCTTTCTTAGTAGCTTCGTTCTGAGGAACAATGCAATGCTCTAGGCCTTTGGCTCCAAGAGAAATCTCGACATCTAGTGCCCATTGTAGGTAATTGTCACCCCTCACAGTTAGAGGTGCAAAATCCAAATTTGCGATTTTGGCCATCTGAAACAAAGATCAGAGTGCTTAGgtctttagaaaattttattttcttataattcaaGGTCTTGGTCGTACCTAGGGTACACTTCATTGACTCATGCAGCCTGTGGGCTAGTTGTACCGGAAGGTACTTCATTGACCAATACGGCCTGTGGTCTAGTCGTACCGGAAGGTACACATCATCGACCATGGTCTATCATTGACCTTATTGTCTAGCCATACTAAGTAGTATGGATCATTGACTAAAAGATTCAAGATCTAACCACACAAAGGTGTGGATCATTGATCAAAGAATGTGGAAACATAAgactaattttgttttagacATATAGCATATCATCCTTTAataggggtatcacttgttgtcttATACAAAATGAAAGTCATGTTATCACATgcttaaaattttcttataattttagaGTTTCTTTTAATCTGATATTAACTTTAAGGATTAGATTTTAAGGATTTAAATCAGATTTTAAGTTTTGGTTAAACATAAACTTATGTTTTGATttagacatatagcgtgtcatccttaaaagGGGTATCGCTTGTTGGctaatacaaaactaaagttatgagggatttagggttttgagatccgaaattttagggtttaggtttagaattTCGGATCTGATCAAATATGATCTAATAgagtttataagattttataaaatctatttataagttttaaacaAGAACTagatcaacttttaaaatcgGATTCAAAAGTAAGAAAGATGAAACCGAAAATAAAACTTGAGTTGCAAgtaaaattagggttttgagatcTAACCTTTTACTTTGCCGAttcttctccttggttcctttcttagaaaccttaatcaatcaaacaaaaaaaggatTCAAAGTATGATTAGTTTAAGATCTAAGAAACAATTGAATGTAAAAGATCTTAGAGAGAGAAGTGGTTGGCGGCGGCTAGGGTTTATGGTGGCCTCCGAGTTGGTTGATCTTGAGCaagatcgtgctgataacgtattctaatcctagtgttcttgcttAAGAACAAatcgaaccagagagagagagaaagatcgGACACTTTGAGTTTGTGAAAGAATGAGATGTTATTCATAAGCAAACCAAGGCTCTCCTTATATAGGTTGGAGTCTAGCCTCCTATTACAAAGTTAAGCAATGTGGAACATTCTTAACTTAAGTTAAGAAGTCGCCACTTATGAATAAAAGGGGAAACAAGGCCCAACCCATTAACACATGGTTGGTTTAATACAATCTCGGTTTAGTACAATCTCGGTTTAGTACAATCTTGGTTAAGTGTAACCTCGATCTGTTGAAACATCTGGTTATGAGCAATCCACaaaccatctggtttacaacacaaaatatgtttttactttcttttttgtcatcaatttgtttttacttattatctaataaaataacataaatatatttaagttgttaACAAAAGtaatagatataatttttaatcgtaaaatattataaatttcttcATAATATTATGAAGTTAGGaagtaaaataattagataaataaaataagctgTACACCCATCTTTCCACTCCCGAAAATGGCGTGCCACTTACAACATTAGGTGATGgcaaaactattaaaaattatatctctTACTTTTGTTAACACATTAAATATATTGATGTTATTTTATCCGATTATaagtaaaaacatatttaaattttgttatacatatctcatttaaaacaaataattttataagatgAATATGTtagttgaaaatattaaattttaaaaatatataata is a genomic window containing:
- the LOC108850499 gene encoding uncharacterized protein LOC108850499 gives rise to the protein MFKIVSKLRLCGETVTDKQLLEKTFQTMSSSNLLLQQQYRQKGFKTYSELISCLLLAEQNNELLLKNSELRPPGSNPVPEANHTSNEPDDGAEANHVRYDHKGRGSSFGRGRGRRGHGRGRGQGGNSKGRNTPYDRPNQSNNGQGKGRGNGTSSKPQNPASSPCHRCGMMNHWAKNCRTAKHLVDLYQESLKGKNPEAHMVYKDGEDDFDHDKDDLMDFQTSDILTMLNNDPVE